The following are from one region of the Quercus robur chromosome 1, dhQueRobu3.1, whole genome shotgun sequence genome:
- the LOC126689953 gene encoding zinc finger protein CONSTANS-LIKE 16-like → MICDKNVANAVGGKTARACDSCVRKRARWYCPADDAFLCQVCDSSVHSANQLARRHERVRLKTASFKSSDAAVQNSVPSWHRGFTRKARTPRHGKPVNYQTPKSKEEPLRNPFPIVPEVGADEISHEENEEQLLYRVPIFDPFVAELCTPTTPKEAVAAVNSSPNASETKVLLANCGHDVDNLHRFIPSDMDLAEFAADVESLLGRGLENECFGMEELGLMDCKEKVMKEGCLGSGRVKVEEEAGTESVTACLVDDSEIDMMREPFELSFDYDSPATCEEEDEKATVMRNIDDGGYEAADKKNKKKILLRLDYEAVISAWASQGSPWTNGDRPDFDPDECWPDCMGTCSIDFHHPYGDFGGSGGNPAKADGGREARVSRYREKRRTRLFSKKIRYEVRKLNAEKRPRMKGRFVKRASFASGPAFPLLSK, encoded by the exons ATGATTTGTGACAAGAATGTTGCAAACGCCGTTGGTGGAAAAACAGCTAGAGCCTGCGATAGCTGTGTACGAAAACGTGCTCGATGGTACTGTCCAGCCGATGATGCTTTCTTATGCCAAGTTTGTGACTCTTCGGTTCACTCAGCAAATCAATTAGCACGTAGACATGAAAGGGTTCGCCTAAAAACTGCATCGTTCAAATCTTCAGACGCAGCTGTACAGAATTCTGTACCATCATGGCACCGAGGGTTCACTAGAAAAGCAAGAACACCACGACATGGAAAGCCAGTGAATTATCAAACACCTAAATCCAAAGAAGAACCGCTGCGGAACCCATTTCCTATTGTGCCAGAAGTCGGTGCAGATGAGATTTCACATGAGGAAAATGAAGAGCAGCTTCTTTATAGGGTTCCCATATTCGATCCCTTTGTTGCTGAGCTGTGCACGCCTACAACGCCAAAAGAAGCAGTAGCAGCAGTTAATTCTAGTCCTAATGCTAGTGAAACTAAGGTATTGTTAGCTAACTGTGGTCATGATGTGGATAATTTACATAGGTTTATTCCTTCTGACATGGATCTTGCTGAGTTTGCTGCTGATGTTGAAAGCTTATTGGGTAGAGGGCTTGAGAATGAGTGTTTTGGTATGGAAGAGCTGGGGTTAATGGATTGTAAAGAGAAGGTTATGAAGGAGGGTTGTTTAGGTAGTGGAAGAGTCAAGGTTGAGGAAGAAGCGGGTACTGAATCTGTTACAGCTTGCCTGGTTGATGATTCGGAGATTGATATGATGAGGGAACCCTTTGAGTTGAGCTTTGACTATGATTCTCCTGCGACGTGTGAGGAGGAAGATGAGAAGGCGACTGTGATGAGGAATATTGATGATGGGGGATATGAAGCTGCggataaaaagaataaaaagaagatactGTTGAGGCTGGATTACGAGGCAGTAATTTCGGCATGGGCTAGCCAAGGGTCTCCATGGACCAACGGGGATCGGCCAGATTTTGATCCTGATGAATGTTGGCCTGACTGCATG GGTACTTGTAGTATTGATTTTCATCACCCTTACGGGGATTTTGGTGGATCTGGGGGAAACCCTGCAAAAGCTGACGGAGGGAGAGAAGCAAGAGTGTCAAGATACAGAGAAAAAAGACGAACGCGGCTGTTctcaaagaaaataagatatgAGGTTCGGAAGTTGAATGCAGAAAAGCGGCCCCGAATGAAAGGGAGGTTCGTCAAGAGGGCATCCTTTGCTTCGGGACCTGCTTTTCCTTTACTCAGCAAATAA